The DNA segment CAATAATTCCATTAATTTTCTGGATGATCTGATAGCTACATTGTCATCGTCTGTTATAATATCAGTTCAGTACCCGTCTCTCAGGTCTCTATCAGGCCACTGCTAGGATTTGTTATATTGATCATACTCTTGTCTTCTCATCCATTCCCACCTGTGCTGTATTCTATGAACTCGGCTATACCCATTTTCTTTAACGCGTCTAAAAGTATTTCAGGAGCTACTGTGAGCCCCAATGCCTCAATGGGCAAGCAAGCCATCTCTGAACTTTCTTCCTGCTCCAACCCGGAAACTAATGTGTTTCCATCTTTCATCACAAACCTGTTGGTAACATGCAGTACACTGAACCGGTTCTGTTTATCACTAGCTACAagaaaaaggtttttttttaagGAGATTCTGATCGAAATTTTTTTGGCCAGAAAATTTGATAGATTTCCAACGGAAATATAATTTGGTCAAAACTTTTCGACGGCAACAAATCTGACAGAAACGGTCAGAAATGTCGGAGCTTAATCTACTGACTTGGTCGCGTAATTAATTCTCAATCCATTACATTACGGAGGAGGGGAATGGCTGTCAAGTACTTGTCTATCTAAgcttcaaaaatgaaaaataaatacgcCCACCGTGGGGCTCGAACCCACGACCACAAGGTTAAGAGCCTTgcgctctaccaactgagctagaCGGGCTTTGATGCTAAAGAGCAGACGTCAGTTTACAAAAATAGtcaaaaggaatttcaaattcTGCATGGCATGATCTTTATCGTATAAGCTTAAAACTGGTAATTAACAAGCGAAGTGCATCACAATTCACAACCAAATATTACACATTATAAAAGAATCAGATCCATGGTTATGTTTCAGAGACCCATCAAAGCAAGTTCATCAACAATATTTTGTGATGAAGAATCAAACGAATTAGCTCACAAAGTTTCGTTATCTTTGCAAATCCATTTATTAATTCTCTTCAAGGTTTTGCCCTAATCATTCCGAAGAATAAAACAATGATTTTGGGTCacaaaccctaaccctaaaatGGGCTTCTTTTACAAGTTTTGATCACAAGGCGGCAAATCCACCAGCTTTCATCATTTTCTTAAACTCCTTGAAATCCACCATCCCATCTCCATCAACATCAACTTTGCCAATCATCCTCTTGCATTCATCAAGCGTTCTTCCTTGCTTGAGCCCCAAGGAAGCCAACACAGATCTCAGCTCTTCCACCGTGATGAACCCGTCCCTGTTCTGATCAAACACATTGAAAGCCTCTCTCATGTCCTCCTCCTCGTCTCTCTCCTCCATGATCGTCTCGAACAGCCCTCCGAACTCCTCGCTGTCCACGTACCCATCACCGTTGAGATCAATCTTCTCAATCATCTGCACCAGCTCTTGCTCTGGGATGTAGATTCCAAGATTCTTCAATGAATCATTCAGCTCTTGTTTGGTGATTTTGCCGTCGCCGTTCTTGTCGAACATTTGGAATATCCGGCAAAGCTCTGCTTGATCCATCTTAACTGAattaattattagtttataagtTTTGAAGAGATAAATGAACGAGAACAAAAGTTACAAGATGAGTTGATAGAGAATAGGACAAGAGAAGGGAAGAAGGAGTGGTTCTTAAAGAAAAGGAGTGGTTGCCAGTTTTAGTAAATTCGTTACAACTGTGATCGTGATCTGCACCAGTTTTCTGTTGAACTTGTctaataatagttttttttattctgtAAGAATAAGTCTATATATAGATACACACGGAATGTACACATCTCCAAACAGTTTTCCGTTAGTATAGGCATTTCAGGTTGAATCTTTAAAAAAACTCACAAATTTATGGTTAGGATAGTTATAGAAACATAATTTTATTCAAAGTATTTATCAGTGCTTGTtcaatattttaaagtttttgtatGATCCATATAATATGTTATTTATGTAACTGAGCTTATATAATACAATGGTCAACTTGAACACCACGCTATTTCAAACATATAAAAAGCCACTTGAaccttttttgttttaaaaagagagaaatggCGTTTATAATAGTTAAGGTCTGGCCTTGTAACCCAAAGTATACTGAAACAGAGATCTCCTTCCTGTTCTGACGAAGCACAACATTTTATATGCTCTCTTCTCATAATCTATGCTAACTATACATAAACTTCTTGGCCAAACTGAGCTATAGAGACACTAAAACTCAACAGCATGTAACCACAATTCGATACAATGTGTTCACTAACCTCCTTGAATTTTCCAAACTCCTTACAAACCATTAGATACAACA comes from the Brassica rapa cultivar Chiifu-401-42 chromosome A01, CAAS_Brap_v3.01, whole genome shotgun sequence genome and includes:
- the LOC103849283 gene encoding calmodulin-like protein 3, coding for MDQAELCRIFQMFDKNGDGKITKQELNDSLKNLGIYIPEQELVQMIEKIDLNGDGYVDSEEFGGLFETIMEERDEEEDMREAFNVFDQNRDGFITVEELRSVLASLGLKQGRTLDECKRMIGKVDVDGDGMVDFKEFKKMMKAGGFAAL